The following are encoded together in the Desertifilum tharense IPPAS B-1220 genome:
- a CDS encoding RrF2 family transcriptional regulator, translated as MKLTRRGHYSVKALLDLSLRPGYGPESVSAIATRQDLPAPYLEKLLIEMRRAGLVESIRGSKGGYQLARSPAQISLGQILEAVGETIEPLGRHHPDPDRVEDWVTFSLWNRLHQKLKEALYSITLEDLYYDTRSWQAAQGEESSFVV; from the coding sequence ATGAAGCTAACCCGTCGCGGTCACTATAGCGTTAAGGCGCTACTGGACTTGAGTTTGCGACCCGGATACGGCCCGGAATCGGTCAGTGCGATCGCCACTCGCCAAGACTTACCGGCCCCCTATTTAGAGAAATTACTGATAGAAATGCGTCGCGCCGGATTGGTTGAGTCGATCCGAGGGTCAAAAGGCGGCTATCAGCTCGCGCGATCGCCTGCACAAATATCTTTAGGTCAAATATTAGAAGCGGTTGGGGAAACAATTGAACCCCTTGGGCGTCATCATCCCGATCCGGATCGAGTCGAAGACTGGGTGACATTTAGCCTCTGGAATCGGCTGCATCAAAAGCTTAAAGAAGCCTTATATAGCATTACCCTAGAAGACCTCTACTACGATACCCGGAGTTGGCAAGCCGCCCAAGGAGAAGAAAGCAGCTTTGTGGTTTAG
- the fni gene encoding type 2 isopentenyl-diphosphate Delta-isomerase encodes MIDSSIDSSTSTQTRKADHLRICLDEDVQCHTVTTGLECYRFVHCCLPELDRRDIDLTTSFLGQPMGAPLLISSMTGGTEQAKLINYRLAQVAQHYGLAMGVGSQRVAIENPDAIATFAVRKVAPDVLLFANLGAVQLNYSYGIEECERAIAHLQADALILHLNPLQECIQTNGDTNFRGLLDKIEKLCSRLPVPVIAKEVGNGISAPLAQKLINAGVRAIDVAGAGGTSWAKVESERAQTRKQRRLGQTFADWGLPTAECIHKIRQVAPEIPLIASGGLRNGLEVGKAIALGADLAGLAFPFLQAAAESEAALFELVDILLAELTTVLFCTGTANLSQLQNAPILEKITQSY; translated from the coding sequence ATGATTGATTCTTCTATTGATAGTTCAACCTCTACCCAAACGCGCAAGGCCGATCATTTGCGGATCTGTTTAGATGAGGACGTTCAGTGCCATACGGTGACAACCGGACTGGAATGCTACCGATTTGTGCATTGTTGCTTGCCAGAGTTGGATCGCCGGGATATCGATCTAACGACTTCATTTTTGGGTCAGCCGATGGGGGCCCCGCTGCTGATTTCTTCGATGACGGGTGGAACAGAACAGGCGAAGCTGATTAATTATCGGTTGGCGCAGGTGGCGCAGCACTATGGCTTGGCGATGGGGGTGGGTTCGCAGCGGGTGGCGATTGAAAATCCGGATGCGATCGCTACGTTTGCGGTCAGAAAGGTGGCCCCGGATGTTTTGCTGTTTGCCAATTTGGGGGCAGTACAGTTGAATTATAGCTATGGTATAGAGGAGTGCGAACGCGCGATCGCCCATTTGCAGGCTGACGCCCTGATCTTGCATCTGAACCCCCTCCAAGAGTGCATCCAAACCAATGGCGACACCAACTTTCGAGGACTTCTTGACAAAATCGAGAAACTGTGCAGTAGATTGCCCGTCCCAGTCATTGCCAAGGAAGTCGGCAATGGAATTTCTGCCCCCCTTGCCCAAAAGTTAATCAATGCGGGGGTTCGGGCGATTGACGTTGCGGGTGCAGGCGGCACCTCTTGGGCCAAAGTTGAAAGCGAACGCGCCCAAACTCGCAAGCAACGACGCCTCGGACAAACCTTTGCAGATTGGGGTTTACCCACAGCAGAGTGCATTCACAAAATTCGCCAAGTTGCCCCAGAGATCCCATTAATTGCGTCCGGCGGGTTGCGAAATGGTCTAGAGGTGGGTAAGGCGATCGCCCTAGGGGCAGATCTGGCGGGGTTAGCCTTTCCCTTCTTGCAAGCCGCCGCCGAATCCGAAGCCGCCCTGTTTGAACTGGTCGATATCTTACTGGCAGAACTGACAACGGTTCTGTTCTGTACGGGAACCGCCAACCTCTCCCAACTCCAAAACGCCCCCATTCTCGAAAAAATCACTCAATCTTATTGA
- a CDS encoding CU044_2847 family protein, with product MSTTKLVPLQLDENTVLYIEAQSDTESLLTELMNPEEPEQRRNGQKGWPGSKPTQTISPAASLKMLQSTIRAYAAYSLNAFKNFGAANVNEVTLEFGVSLSADGGIPYIASGKTQSNLKITVKCSYDNKTDS from the coding sequence GTGAGTACAACTAAACTCGTCCCTTTACAGCTTGATGAAAATACAGTGCTTTATATTGAAGCCCAGTCGGATACGGAATCGCTCTTAACCGAGTTGATGAATCCGGAGGAACCCGAACAAAGACGCAACGGCCAAAAAGGTTGGCCGGGAAGTAAGCCGACTCAGACGATCTCTCCTGCGGCTTCTTTAAAGATGCTGCAAAGTACAATTCGGGCTTATGCCGCATATTCCCTGAATGCGTTTAAGAATTTTGGGGCTGCCAATGTCAATGAGGTGACTCTAGAATTTGGCGTCAGTCTGAGTGCAGATGGAGGGATTCCTTACATTGCTAGCGGCAAAACCCAAAGCAATCTTAAAATTACGGTGAAGTGTTCTTACGATAACAAAACTGACAGCTAA
- a CDS encoding ATP-binding protein: MIAVVPALGLILYTASFQRQQASLEAKINLMRLAKLVAANQTQAIEGARQLLIAIAQLPEVQQGNWNACNQIASNLIEQYQSYVALGVLDPQGNVRCSSIPLSQPINSADRLYFRQALATQQFAVGEYQVGRVTGKPSVNFGYPVYTDNQTLIGVVLAGLDLTWFHELATQVDLPRGSILSVIDRQGTILIRQPDPENLVGRAFPEAELIQTTLREREGTIETQGFDGVERFYAFTGVETPTQDQGVHVVIGIPRSVALQDANRLLVQNLIGLGFVTALALLAAWAGSDLFLLRYLQSLLQTTQQLHNGELGARTGLPHHWGELGQLAAAFDLMAEAIQKREASIAQLNLDLQRRVKELQALFEVTPISIAIAEDTNCKQIRVNPTLAKILQLTPDANASLTPPSGEPQPGFTLFREGQEIFPAELPLHIAARQGVEIKDTEIEVRHADGHIYHLFGYAAPLFDETGQPRGAVSAFLDITERKRTEWQLRFISETSRVLASSLDYQTTLDRIVGAIVPELADWCTLYVWEDFRTLKLMAVAGSPEIEQRVREYDRLYPCNPQDRYHPLSRVLHSRQPEIQIQLNDRDLEAIAQSPQQLDLLRSLNLQSFLCFPLVARDQTLGAIALVYSDSGRYYHLADLPFVEEICYRAALAIDNARLYQTSEADRTTAQEANRLKDNFLATLSHELRTPLNGILGWSQLLQKRDLDRLASLKALATIERNAKVQVQLIDDLLDISRIIQGKLRLDVRPVHLISVVEAAIESVQPTAEARNIRLQAILDPAAGPISGDPDRLQQVFWNLLSNAIKFTPKGGRVQVRLERINSHVEVSVSDTGKGINPDFLPYVFERFRQADSSITRAHGGLGLGLAIVRNLVELHGGNVRASSLGEGQGATFSVHLPLMAIHPPPESETTERVHPTANPDTETSDFNIRLDGVRVLVVDDELDARDLLLTVLQMAGATVSVAASAQEAIALLNDWQPSAIVSDIGMPGDDGYTFIRQARSLWAQRQQKPIPAIALTAYARDEDRRKALLAGFQMHLPKPVNPCELVVVVASLTGVLE; this comes from the coding sequence TTGATTGCTGTTGTGCCAGCACTCGGTCTAATTTTGTATACGGCCTCATTCCAGCGCCAGCAAGCCTCCCTAGAAGCGAAAATCAATTTGATGCGATTGGCAAAACTGGTTGCAGCTAATCAGACTCAGGCGATCGAAGGGGCCCGCCAACTCCTGATTGCGATCGCGCAACTGCCCGAAGTCCAACAGGGAAATTGGAACGCCTGCAATCAAATTGCCAGCAACCTCATTGAGCAATATCAATCCTATGTAGCGCTTGGCGTCCTCGATCCGCAAGGAAACGTGCGGTGCAGCAGCATTCCTTTGTCCCAACCGATTAATTCTGCGGATCGGCTTTACTTTCGACAGGCATTGGCAACCCAACAATTTGCCGTTGGCGAATATCAAGTGGGTCGAGTGACGGGCAAACCCAGCGTTAACTTCGGTTATCCCGTTTATACCGACAACCAAACCTTAATCGGCGTTGTCTTAGCCGGCTTAGATTTAACCTGGTTTCACGAACTGGCCACCCAGGTAGATCTTCCGAGAGGATCGATCTTAAGCGTTATCGATCGCCAGGGTACGATTTTAATCCGACAACCCGATCCAGAAAATCTCGTGGGTCGAGCCTTTCCAGAAGCCGAGTTGATCCAAACCACCTTAAGAGAAAGAGAAGGGACGATCGAGACACAGGGTTTCGATGGTGTAGAACGCTTCTATGCCTTTACTGGGGTAGAAACGCCCACCCAAGACCAAGGGGTTCATGTGGTGATTGGTATCCCCCGTTCTGTCGCCTTACAGGATGCGAACCGCTTGCTGGTGCAGAATTTGATCGGGCTGGGTTTCGTCACCGCCTTAGCCTTACTGGCGGCTTGGGCGGGCAGCGATTTATTTTTGTTGCGCTATCTTCAATCGTTGTTGCAAACCACCCAACAATTGCACAACGGCGAATTAGGGGCGCGCACGGGCTTACCCCATCACTGGGGAGAATTGGGACAACTCGCCGCCGCCTTCGATCTCATGGCAGAAGCGATTCAAAAGCGGGAAGCCTCTATTGCCCAACTTAACCTCGATTTGCAGCGACGGGTGAAAGAATTGCAAGCCCTTTTTGAGGTGACTCCGATTAGTATTGCGATCGCCGAAGACACGAATTGCAAACAAATTCGAGTCAACCCCACCCTCGCCAAAATTTTACAACTGACGCCAGACGCCAACGCTTCCCTAACGCCGCCGAGTGGAGAACCCCAACCGGGCTTTACCCTCTTTCGCGAAGGACAAGAAATTTTCCCCGCAGAACTGCCACTCCATATCGCCGCCCGTCAAGGTGTAGAAATTAAAGATACCGAAATTGAAGTTCGACACGCCGACGGTCATATTTATCACTTGTTTGGCTATGCGGCCCCTCTGTTTGATGAAACCGGACAGCCTCGCGGCGCAGTAAGTGCTTTTTTGGATATCACCGAACGCAAGCGCACTGAATGGCAATTGCGCTTTATCTCAGAAACCAGCCGCGTGCTAGCCAGTTCCCTAGATTATCAGACCACCTTAGATCGAATTGTCGGAGCGATCGTGCCGGAGTTGGCCGATTGGTGTACGCTCTATGTTTGGGAAGACTTCAGAACCCTCAAACTCATGGCGGTTGCCGGTTCGCCAGAGATTGAGCAACGGGTGCGCGAGTACGATCGCCTCTATCCGTGCAATCCCCAAGACCGCTATCATCCTCTCTCGCGGGTGCTACATTCCAGACAGCCGGAAATCCAAATTCAGTTAAACGATCGCGATCTAGAGGCGATCGCCCAAAGCCCTCAGCAACTCGACTTACTGCGATCGCTCAATCTTCAGTCTTTCCTGTGTTTTCCCTTAGTAGCCCGCGATCAAACCCTCGGCGCGATCGCCCTAGTTTATAGCGACTCAGGCCGATACTACCATCTAGCCGATTTACCCTTTGTTGAAGAAATCTGCTATCGTGCAGCCTTAGCAATTGATAACGCGCGGCTGTATCAAACCAGCGAAGCCGACCGGACAACGGCTCAAGAAGCCAACCGCCTCAAAGATAACTTCTTAGCCACCCTCTCCCATGAGTTGCGAACCCCCCTCAATGGTATTTTAGGCTGGTCGCAGTTATTGCAAAAACGCGACTTAGACCGCCTAGCCTCCCTGAAAGCCTTAGCCACCATCGAACGCAATGCCAAGGTTCAAGTCCAACTCATTGACGATCTGTTAGATATTTCGCGGATTATTCAAGGCAAACTTCGCCTAGATGTGCGTCCCGTCCATTTAATCTCGGTGGTAGAAGCCGCCATTGAGTCTGTACAACCCACCGCCGAGGCTCGTAATATTCGCCTACAGGCAATCCTCGATCCTGCCGCCGGGCCAATTTCGGGCGATCCAGACCGCTTGCAGCAGGTGTTTTGGAATCTATTGTCGAATGCGATTAAGTTTACCCCTAAAGGCGGCCGCGTGCAGGTCCGCTTGGAGCGAATTAACTCCCATGTGGAAGTCTCGGTTAGCGATACCGGGAAAGGAATTAACCCCGACTTTTTACCCTATGTTTTTGAGCGATTTCGCCAAGCGGATAGTTCCATTACTCGCGCCCACGGGGGACTGGGGTTAGGACTGGCGATCGTTCGCAATCTTGTAGAATTACACGGGGGAAACGTCCGCGCCAGCAGTCTGGGAGAGGGGCAAGGGGCAACCTTTAGCGTGCATCTGCCGTTAATGGCTATCCATCCGCCGCCGGAGTCAGAAACTACAGAACGGGTACATCCCACAGCCAATCCCGATACGGAAACCAGCGATTTCAATATTCGTTTAGATGGGGTGCGCGTGCTGGTGGTGGATGATGAGCTAGATGCACGCGATTTACTGCTGACTGTATTGCAAATGGCAGGGGCAACAGTCAGTGTAGCGGCTTCGGCACAGGAAGCGATCGCCCTTTTGAATGACTGGCAACCTAGCGCGATCGTTAGCGATATTGGTATGCCCGGAGATGATGGTTATACGTTCATTCGCCAAGCGCGATCGCTCTGGGCGCAACGCCAACAAAAACCCATTCCCGCGATCGCCCTCACAGCCTACGCGCGAGATGAAGACCGCAGAAAGGCCTTACTGGCCGGCTTTCAAATGCATCTACCCAAACCCGTCAATCCCTGTGAGTTAGTGGTCGTCGTCGCCAGTTTAACAGGCGTCCTTGAGTAG
- the pyrR gene encoding bifunctional pyr operon transcriptional regulator/uracil phosphoribosyltransferase PyrR, which yields MSPKIVEILSAEELRRTITRIASQIIERSGNLEQLALLGIYTRGVHLAQLLADQITLLENTAVPVGALDVTFYRDDLDQIGVRTPAKTEIPFDLTGKIVVVVDDVIYKGRTIRAALNAVNDYGRPSAIWLAVLVDRGHRELPIHPDFTGKKLPTSKEENVKVYLQPVDGRDAVELISR from the coding sequence ATGTCACCGAAAATTGTTGAAATTCTCTCTGCGGAAGAACTGCGCCGCACCATTACCCGGATCGCCTCGCAAATTATCGAACGTTCCGGAAACCTGGAACAATTAGCACTCCTGGGAATTTATACCAGAGGCGTTCACCTAGCCCAATTGCTCGCCGACCAAATTACGCTGCTAGAAAATACGGCGGTTCCCGTTGGGGCCCTAGATGTGACGTTTTACCGGGATGACTTAGACCAAATTGGGGTGAGAACGCCAGCCAAAACGGAGATCCCGTTCGATCTGACCGGGAAGATTGTGGTGGTGGTGGATGATGTTATTTATAAAGGTCGGACGATTCGAGCCGCGTTGAATGCGGTTAATGATTATGGTCGGCCTTCAGCGATTTGGCTGGCGGTTTTGGTGGATCGGGGACATCGCGAACTCCCCATTCATCCCGATTTTACCGGGAAGAAGTTACCAACCTCAAAGGAAGAAAACGTTAAAGTCTATTTACAGCCTGTTGATGGACGAGATGCGGTAGAGTTGATTTCGCGTTAG
- the sppA gene encoding signal peptide peptidase SppA: MRQFLKYTFASLVGNILGFLVLSGLGAGGLIFLIVAAASRETGPQVKNSSILVFDLGLTINDTNPISTTGEALSEALSSERNTTITLRNVLDSLKEAATDDRIVGLYLDGSGSTSSNGLASLKEVRAALEKFRESGKPIYAYDVDWQEQKYYLGSVADTIFINPMGAVEVNGFSSEMMFLAGAFQKYGIGVQVIRVGKYKSAVEPFTQTQLSPENRQQTQGVLNDLWQDFLTVASRHRELTPQQLQAIADTEGFLLAENAQQRGLVDRIAYFDEVVAELKEVTGNSEDEDSFNQISLPSYSRVANRNASVSRNRIAVVYAEGDIVDGQGGVRSIGGDRFASQMRTLRQDDRVKAIVLRVNSPGGSATASEIIGREVELTRQAKPVIVSMGNYAASGGYWIAAYSDRIFAETSTITGSIGVFGLLPNIQRLANDNGITWDTIKTGRFADSQSITRPKTPQEIAIYQNSVNRIYEQFLNHVSTSRNLPPARVAEIAQGRVWSGQEAKNLGLVDEIGGLEAAIAFAAEKAEIADDWQLEEYPRTRSLEERLIGRFISQTERNALVKRDRLTLELHKLQAELAFLQNLNDPRGVYARLPFQLRID, translated from the coding sequence ATGCGTCAATTTCTGAAATACACCTTTGCCAGTCTGGTTGGCAATATTTTAGGGTTTCTAGTTCTCAGTGGTTTGGGCGCGGGTGGCTTAATCTTTTTAATTGTGGCTGCTGCTTCTAGGGAAACCGGCCCCCAAGTCAAAAATTCCTCAATTCTCGTCTTCGATCTGGGTTTAACGATTAACGATACAAACCCGATTTCGACCACCGGAGAAGCCCTCAGCGAAGCCTTATCCAGCGAGAGAAACACAACCATCACCTTGCGGAACGTGTTAGACAGCCTGAAGGAAGCGGCAACTGACGATCGCATTGTTGGGCTTTACCTCGATGGTAGCGGCAGTACCAGTAGCAATGGTTTGGCATCCCTTAAAGAAGTGCGGGCCGCCTTAGAAAAATTCCGCGAATCCGGCAAACCCATCTATGCTTACGATGTGGATTGGCAAGAACAAAAATACTATCTAGGTTCGGTTGCCGATACTATCTTTATTAACCCGATGGGAGCCGTTGAAGTCAATGGCTTCAGTTCAGAGATGATGTTTCTCGCCGGGGCGTTCCAAAAATATGGGATTGGCGTGCAAGTCATCCGCGTTGGTAAGTATAAATCCGCCGTAGAACCCTTTACCCAAACCCAACTGAGTCCCGAAAACCGCCAGCAAACCCAAGGCGTTCTCAACGACTTGTGGCAAGATTTTTTAACCGTAGCCAGCCGCCATCGGGAATTAACTCCGCAACAGCTACAAGCGATCGCTGATACCGAAGGCTTCCTACTTGCAGAAAACGCCCAACAACGCGGTTTAGTCGATCGGATCGCCTATTTTGATGAAGTTGTCGCCGAACTCAAGGAGGTGACGGGAAATAGCGAAGACGAAGACTCCTTCAATCAAATTTCCCTACCTAGTTATAGTCGAGTCGCCAATCGCAACGCCTCCGTTTCTCGCAATCGGATTGCCGTCGTTTATGCTGAAGGCGATATTGTCGATGGTCAAGGCGGAGTCAGAAGCATTGGCGGCGATCGCTTTGCCTCCCAGATGCGAACCTTACGTCAAGACGATCGCGTCAAAGCCATTGTCTTGCGCGTCAACAGTCCGGGCGGTAGCGCCACCGCTTCCGAAATCATTGGGCGAGAAGTCGAACTCACCCGCCAAGCCAAACCCGTCATCGTTTCAATGGGCAACTACGCCGCCTCCGGAGGCTACTGGATCGCCGCTTACTCCGATCGCATCTTTGCCGAAACCAGTACAATCACCGGATCGATCGGCGTCTTTGGCTTGCTACCCAACATCCAAAGACTCGCCAACGATAACGGTATCACCTGGGATACCATCAAAACCGGGCGCTTTGCTGATAGTCAAAGCATTACCCGTCCCAAAACGCCCCAAGAAATCGCGATTTATCAAAACTCCGTCAATCGCATTTACGAACAATTTCTCAACCACGTTTCCACCTCCCGCAACCTGCCCCCCGCCCGCGTTGCCGAAATTGCCCAAGGTCGCGTTTGGTCGGGACAAGAAGCCAAAAACCTGGGATTGGTCGATGAAATTGGCGGCTTAGAGGCTGCGATCGCCTTTGCTGCCGAAAAAGCCGAAATTGCCGACGACTGGCAGCTTGAAGAATATCCCAGAACCCGTTCCCTCGAAGAACGGCTGATTGGGCGTTTCATCTCACAAACCGAACGCAACGCCCTCGTCAAACGCGATCGCCTCACCCTAGAATTGCACAAACTCCAAGCAGAACTCGCCTTTTTACAAAACCTCAACGATCCGCGAGGTGTTTATGCCCGCTTGCCCTTTCAACTCCGAATCGATTAA
- a CDS encoding chloride channel protein, whose amino-acid sequence MTVASNIVSPQPSTARTFRTRFIKIFNRLQPTPETILLLLAALIGGVTGMGVVTFHYLIYFIHSLTLDHLMGFISRWGAWTLACVPTLGGVVISLMRLSIRDFGPGITSLIAAAQGLRELTPLRPVSKMLAAAISLGTGASLGPEGPSVETGANFGMLVGQVLKVSQERQCLLLGAGAAAGLAAGFNAPIAGVFFALEVVLGTSFATSAVSVVLLAAVVSALIAQICLGNQPAFDLPAYEVRSLLELPLYLGLGLLASVISLAYTQAIQLATGCFTGEVRGWGWLKAWIPRALHPMLGGLFVGVLALYWPQVLGVGYETIESMLQDVQFSLGLLVGLLVLKLLATAVSLASGLVGGMFAPAMFLGASLGLVYAKVLAIALPGAAQVMAAPPAYAMVGMAAVLASSAKAPLTAILLLFELTRDYRIVLPLMASVGLSVWLMERFKPKASPATLPDTSSGLQVPQETLKQVPVAAAMQSSSVLKFLGSMSILEAGFTLINARTHSALVVDEAERLIGIVTLQDINRAIARTERSLLEPQFLTQAVQAICTTDLLTAYPDESIAEAQERMARRGLRQLPVVERHNPQQAIGLLEKSGINLAGDIAITQEALMKYLAVDARRNDEIQLATR is encoded by the coding sequence ATGACAGTTGCCTCTAATATTGTCTCTCCTCAGCCCTCGACTGCTCGCACTTTCCGCACGCGCTTCATCAAAATTTTCAATCGCCTGCAACCCACGCCTGAAACCATTTTACTGCTGCTAGCAGCCTTAATTGGTGGCGTGACGGGTATGGGGGTGGTGACGTTCCATTACCTGATTTATTTCATTCACAGCCTGACGCTAGACCACCTGATGGGGTTTATTTCCCGTTGGGGGGCTTGGACTTTAGCCTGCGTTCCCACACTAGGCGGCGTTGTGATTAGCTTAATGCGCCTTTCCATTCGCGATTTTGGGCCGGGGATTACCTCCTTAATCGCAGCGGCTCAAGGGTTGCGAGAATTAACCCCCTTGCGTCCCGTTTCTAAGATGCTGGCGGCCGCGATTTCTCTGGGGACGGGTGCCTCTTTGGGGCCTGAAGGGCCAAGTGTGGAGACGGGAGCCAATTTTGGGATGCTGGTGGGTCAAGTCTTAAAAGTCTCCCAAGAAAGGCAGTGCTTGCTCTTGGGGGCGGGGGCGGCGGCGGGTTTGGCGGCGGGGTTTAATGCGCCCATTGCTGGGGTTTTCTTTGCCTTAGAGGTGGTGTTGGGAACCTCGTTTGCGACTTCAGCCGTGAGCGTGGTGTTGCTGGCGGCGGTGGTGTCGGCGTTAATTGCTCAAATCTGTTTGGGAAATCAACCGGCTTTTGATTTACCCGCCTATGAAGTGCGGAGTTTGCTGGAGTTACCGCTGTATCTGGGGTTGGGTTTGCTTGCTAGCGTGATTTCTTTGGCTTATACCCAGGCAATTCAACTGGCGACGGGTTGTTTTACCGGGGAGGTGCGCGGCTGGGGATGGCTGAAGGCTTGGATTCCTAGGGCGTTACATCCAATGTTGGGCGGTTTGTTTGTGGGGGTGCTGGCACTATATTGGCCGCAGGTTTTGGGGGTGGGCTATGAAACGATTGAGTCGATGTTGCAGGATGTGCAGTTTTCCCTGGGGCTGTTGGTGGGGTTGCTGGTGCTGAAGTTGCTGGCGACGGCGGTGAGTTTGGCGAGTGGGTTGGTGGGGGGAATGTTTGCTCCGGCGATGTTTTTGGGAGCGTCGTTGGGGCTAGTTTATGCGAAGGTTTTGGCGATCGCCCTACCAGGTGCGGCTCAGGTAATGGCGGCTCCCCCAGCTTACGCAATGGTGGGGATGGCGGCGGTGTTAGCGAGCAGCGCTAAGGCTCCTCTGACGGCGATTTTATTGTTGTTTGAACTGACGCGAGACTATCGGATTGTTTTACCGTTGATGGCGTCGGTGGGTTTGAGTGTTTGGCTGATGGAGCGGTTTAAGCCCAAGGCTTCTCCGGCAACGCTGCCCGATACTTCGTCGGGGTTGCAGGTGCCTCAAGAGACGCTGAAACAGGTGCCTGTTGCGGCGGCGATGCAATCTTCTTCGGTGTTAAAGTTTTTGGGTTCTATGTCGATTTTAGAGGCGGGTTTTACGCTGATTAATGCCCGCACTCATAGCGCGTTGGTGGTGGATGAGGCGGAGCGCTTAATTGGGATTGTCACCTTACAAGATATTAATCGGGCGATCGCGCGGACGGAGCGATCGCTGCTCGAACCTCAATTTTTAACTCAAGCGGTGCAGGCGATTTGCACAACCGATCTGCTGACTGCCTATCCCGATGAGTCAATTGCAGAGGCTCAAGAACGCATGGCAAGACGGGGATTGCGTCAACTCCCGGTCGTCGAACGTCACAATCCCCAACAGGCGATCGGTTTATTGGAAAAATCAGGAATTAACCTCGCGGGCGATATTGCCATCACTCAAGAGGCGTTAATGAAATATTTAGCAGTAGATGCCCGCAGAAACGATGAAATTCAGTTGGCAACTCGATAG
- a CDS encoding AbrB family transcriptional regulator: MSSTKKKKIEPLTGEDLVRKVKELGNLSKEEKARACGYYTVTKNGIERVNMMKFLNALIDAEGIELDGKQSANGRGGRSASYRISVQSNGNLLIGAAYTKQMDLKPGDEFEISLGRKHIHLKQVDVDEREEVA, translated from the coding sequence ATGAGTAGTACCAAAAAGAAAAAAATTGAACCCTTAACAGGCGAAGACCTGGTAAGAAAGGTTAAAGAGCTAGGAAATCTTAGCAAAGAAGAAAAAGCGAGAGCCTGCGGCTACTATACCGTCACAAAGAATGGTATAGAGCGAGTCAATATGATGAAATTCCTGAATGCGCTGATTGATGCTGAAGGAATTGAGTTAGATGGCAAACAAAGTGCCAATGGTCGCGGCGGTCGCAGTGCAAGTTATCGGATTAGCGTCCAATCTAACGGTAACTTGCTGATCGGTGCAGCCTATACCAAGCAAATGGATCTCAAACCGGGCGATGAGTTTGAAATCTCCCTAGGTCGCAAACATATTCACCTCAAGCAAGTGGATGTGGACGAGCGCGAAGAGGTCGCCTAG
- the cbiB gene encoding adenosylcobinamide-phosphate synthase CbiB, translating to MNAPLDRSAIALLLAAFLDYLVGDPWGWPHPVQLMGWVISRYSQWVFQYCSNPRILRLAGMVLGTGLIAGSGLISWLFIQVADRWHPVLSLTIETLLLASCFAGRSLRQAAIDVLKPLTAGELEMARQKLSLYVGRDTEKLSPSEIFRALLETVSENTVDGVTAPLFFAIAGALIPGVGPLPLAIAYKAASTLDSMVGYREPPFTDIGWFSAKLEDALTWLPCRLTVLTLALISGKPRQVWQICQRDAPQDPSPNSGWSESAYAAILGVQLGGTNTYRGKIKTKPLLGDPINPITPETLNRAFTLTRHCFLLWLAAFLVLKGVLSVKC from the coding sequence TTGAATGCACCCTTAGATCGCAGCGCGATCGCCCTATTACTCGCAGCCTTTCTCGATTATTTGGTTGGCGATCCGTGGGGATGGCCTCATCCGGTTCAACTCATGGGCTGGGTTATCTCCCGCTATAGCCAATGGGTCTTTCAATACTGCTCAAATCCTCGCATCCTTCGCCTAGCCGGAATGGTTCTCGGAACCGGATTAATTGCAGGTAGCGGTCTTATAAGTTGGCTATTCATTCAAGTTGCCGATCGCTGGCATCCTGTCCTCAGCCTAACGATTGAAACCCTCTTATTAGCCAGTTGTTTTGCAGGCAGAAGTTTAAGACAAGCAGCCATTGATGTCTTAAAACCCTTAACCGCTGGAGAATTAGAAATGGCTCGTCAAAAACTCAGCCTTTATGTAGGGCGCGATACAGAAAAATTATCCCCTTCAGAGATTTTTCGCGCCCTTTTAGAAACCGTCAGTGAAAATACCGTCGATGGCGTCACCGCCCCCCTCTTTTTTGCGATCGCGGGCGCATTGATTCCCGGCGTCGGCCCCCTACCCTTAGCGATCGCCTACAAAGCCGCCAGCACCCTCGACTCAATGGTTGGCTATCGAGAACCCCCCTTCACCGACATTGGCTGGTTTAGTGCCAAATTAGAAGACGCCCTCACCTGGCTTCCCTGTCGCCTCACCGTCCTCACCCTCGCCCTTATTTCTGGCAAACCGCGCCAAGTTTGGCAAATCTGTCAGCGAGACGCCCCCCAAGACCCCTCCCCCAACTCCGGCTGGAGCGAATCTGCCTATGCTGCCATTCTCGGCGTCCAACTCGGCGGAACCAACACCTATCGCGGCAAAATCAAAACCAAACCCCTCTTAGGAGATCCCATCAATCCTATTACCCCCGAAACCCTAAATCGCGCCTTCACCCTCACCCGCCACTGTTTCCTCCTTTGGCTAGCCGCTTTCTTAGTGCTGAAAGGAGTGCTGAGTGTAAAGTGCTGA